The DNA sequence TCATCGAGCCAGATTACTTCTTGCATGAAACAAATGAGTGGATAGATTTCTTTTGGGAAAAAGATTTTATGGATAAATAGATACTCAGGGTATCTCTTTTGAAAACTATTCCGTATCAAGCACTTTCTCTATCTCTTGCATAGCATCCTCATTTTTGAGACGGAATTTAATCTCAATACGCCGTGAAGCCTTTTTGTCTTCTATGCCTTCGTGCATAATTCTATCCATATAAGAACGTCCCGAAGCACTTACAAGAGGCTTAAGGTCATACTTGTGAGCAAGAGGCAACATCATTAAATAGTTCATGACCGCCAATGCCCTCTTTTGTGAGAGATTAAGGTTATACAGATAGCCGCCATCGCTATCTGTATGTCCCTCGATAATAATCTTCTCCAAATAGGGTCTAATGCGATTGTCACTTACCAAGGTACCAATATACTCTTCAAATACCTTTTCAAGCTGCACTTTGGCAATCTCTTTAAGTTGCATACTTCCTTTATCAAAGAGGATATTCGATGCTAATTTCAAAGAACCACTCTTTTTATCAATATCTATCTTATTACCAAGTTCTGTTTTGAGTATTGCAATAATTTTGAGCTTAATGCCTGTAAGCGACTTAATCCTTGCCTTTTGTTTTTGTAGCTTGGCAATAAGTGTATCGTATTTTGTTTCTTTTTCATCAATAGCATTGAGTAGCTTGAGTAGTTTTATATTTTTCTCTTTAATCGTTTGATTCATATCACTGACTTGATCAGTCAACACCAATACTTTTCCTTCATAATCTTTCAAACTTTTTTGAAATGTGGCATTGGTTTCATTGAGTATTTGTTGCACAATAATAATCTGTTTACTCAATGTACTTTTTTGAGCATTGGCTTTAGCCAACATACGTGTCAACTTAGTAATTTCATCTTCTTTAAATTTGAGTGTCTTTATGCTGTTATCTAGCTTTAATCTCTTGAGTGTCAGCTCTTTCTCTATTTGGGAAAGAAGCTTTCTGCTCTTTTTAAGTGCAATCTCTTT is a window from the Sulfurovum sp. genome containing:
- a CDS encoding OmpA family protein, coding for MFKNKSTDNGTNFWISYADLMAGLLFVFILLIGAIVSKSSILKNNLHKKGDRLTQLSISLQDKEIALKKSRKLLSQIEKELTLKRLKLDNSIKTLKFKEDEITKLTRMLAKANAQKSTLSKQIIIVQQILNETNATFQKSLKDYEGKVLVLTDQVSDMNQTIKEKNIKLLKLLNAIDEKETKYDTLIAKLQKQKARIKSLTGIKLKIIAILKTELGNKIDIDKKSGSLKLASNILFDKGSMQLKEIAKVQLEKVFEEYIGTLVSDNRIRPYLEKIIIEGHTDSDGGYLYNLNLSQKRALAVMNYLMMLPLAHKYDLKPLVSASGRSYMDRIMHEGIEDKKASRRIEIKFRLKNEDAMQEIEKVLDTE